A stretch of Phyllobacterium zundukense DNA encodes these proteins:
- a CDS encoding NAD(P)-dependent oxidoreductase encodes MQILSKPQSNPLPASIGSLAVLPVFFNLRGRRALLVGGSAAATWKAELLAAAGAEVHVYARVLSEEMSALISALSLVHHPRDWCPTSFENAAIAVADSPTDEDARNFLHAAVEAGVPCNVIDRPDFCQFQFGSIVNRSPVVIGISTDGAAPILGQALRRRIEALLPASLSSWARLAKAVRGQISDLLKPGAQRRRFWEEFVDRAFSSGTAPNELTLMNSAHMIAAATPASRPVASITVESDEPELLTLRAVRAMQMADVILFDRFVAVAVLELGRREAVRVCISEDMDHSLLAEKFRSDGKHVVIVRSSLAD; translated from the coding sequence ATGCAAATATTGTCAAAGCCGCAGAGTAATCCCCTTCCAGCGAGCATTGGCAGCCTGGCTGTGCTGCCGGTCTTCTTCAATCTCAGAGGCAGGCGCGCACTTCTCGTTGGCGGCAGCGCAGCAGCGACATGGAAAGCCGAATTGCTGGCAGCTGCAGGCGCGGAAGTTCATGTATATGCGCGGGTGTTGAGCGAAGAAATGTCGGCGCTGATTTCCGCGTTGTCGCTCGTTCATCATCCACGTGACTGGTGCCCGACAAGCTTTGAGAACGCGGCAATCGCCGTCGCCGATTCGCCCACGGACGAGGACGCGCGCAACTTTCTCCACGCGGCCGTTGAGGCGGGTGTCCCATGCAACGTGATCGACCGTCCTGACTTCTGCCAGTTCCAATTTGGCTCGATCGTCAATCGTTCGCCGGTGGTGATCGGTATCTCGACCGACGGAGCAGCACCCATTCTCGGTCAGGCACTCCGGCGGCGCATCGAAGCACTTCTGCCAGCCTCGCTTTCGAGTTGGGCACGCTTGGCGAAAGCCGTGCGCGGTCAAATCAGTGATCTCTTGAAACCGGGCGCGCAACGCCGCCGCTTCTGGGAAGAATTTGTCGATCGCGCCTTCTCTTCGGGCACCGCGCCAAATGAACTGACGCTGATGAATTCGGCGCATATGATTGCTGCCGCCACTCCGGCGAGCAGACCTGTGGCCAGCATTACGGTCGAGTCCGATGAACCCGAATTGCTGACACTGCGGGCTGTACGGGCAATGCAGATGGCCGACGTGATCTTGTTCGACAGGTTTGTTGCAGTTGCGGTTCTGGAACTTGGCCGCCGCGAGGCTGTAAGGGTCTGCATAAGTGAGGATATGGATCACAGTCTTCTGGCAGAAAAATTTCGGTCAGACGGCAAACACGTGGTCATCGTACGGAGTTCCCTTGCTGATTAG
- a CDS encoding nitrate reductase, with the protein MESISPKSVRTTCPYCGVGCGVLATREESGAIGIAGDPHHPANFGRLCSKGSALGETVDLDARLIEPQIDGMPASWDAALDLVADRFAETIREHGPDSVAFYVSGQLLTEDYYVANKLMKGFIGSANIDTNSRLCMSSSVAGHRRAFGSDTVPGTYEDLELADLIVLTGSNLAWCHPVLYQRIAAAKARRPHMRVVLIDPRRTMTADIADVHLKIKPDGDTALFVGLLGFLAAQGAVDRGYVDRHTSGFDAALAIAKSHDLRNISARTGLSPEELRDFFTLFTQTERCVTVYSQGVNQSTSGTDKVNAIINCHLATGRIGRPGMGPFSVTGQPNAMGGREVGGLANMLASHMHLEDEDHRQLVQGFWASPTIASKPGLKAVDLFNAVREGKVKALWIMATNPVDSMPEADLVVKALKACPFVVVSDINAATDTTCHAHVLLPAAGWGEKDGTVTNSERRISRQRPFLPLPGKARPDWWIITQVARRMGFAASFAYESPSQIFAEHAALSGTGNRGSRDFDISAHAAISGEDYDTLQPFQWPQGQGEPATEQRFFAEGDFYTQDRRARLVAVHPANDEATDPRHPFVLNTGRIRDHWHTMTRTGKSARLSGHFAEPFAEIHPLDAAEQGLGDATLVRLTNDHGTIIVRALLTDRQARSNVFVPMHWTGQFASKARVDTLVTANVDPVSGQPALKMAQVAVRPFQANWYGFAVMRVKPACVEDYWALARTKGGFRLELASCAEPEDWSAYAQQLFRTGAEVPLLAYHDHRQGQHRIAMFEGETLAGVLFVAREPVTVSRSWASEQLTRQFTDAHQRFQLLAGRPGKDMPDKGAIVCACFSVGKNEIAAAALSGSHTVEAIGKTLKAGTNCGSCRAEIRGIIDANIVKAAE; encoded by the coding sequence ATGGAAAGCATATCTCCCAAAAGCGTTCGCACCACCTGCCCATATTGCGGGGTAGGCTGCGGCGTTCTCGCCACCAGGGAGGAGAGCGGAGCCATTGGCATTGCGGGTGACCCCCATCACCCCGCCAATTTCGGGCGTCTTTGCTCGAAAGGCTCCGCTCTTGGCGAGACCGTCGATCTCGACGCAAGGCTGATCGAGCCGCAAATTGACGGCATGCCTGCAAGCTGGGACGCGGCGCTTGATCTGGTAGCAGACCGCTTCGCAGAAACGATCAGGGAGCATGGGCCTGACAGTGTTGCGTTCTACGTTTCCGGTCAGCTTTTGACGGAAGACTACTATGTTGCCAACAAGCTGATGAAGGGTTTCATCGGTTCCGCCAATATCGACACCAACTCGCGTCTGTGCATGTCCTCTTCCGTGGCCGGGCATCGCCGTGCCTTTGGGTCGGATACTGTCCCAGGAACTTATGAGGATCTGGAACTGGCCGATCTCATCGTGCTCACCGGTTCCAATCTGGCCTGGTGCCATCCGGTGCTTTACCAGCGTATCGCAGCAGCAAAAGCCAGGCGCCCGCACATGCGCGTCGTACTCATCGACCCGCGCCGGACCATGACCGCAGATATTGCCGACGTGCATCTGAAGATCAAACCGGACGGAGATACGGCACTGTTTGTCGGGCTGCTTGGGTTTCTTGCCGCCCAAGGGGCGGTGGACCGAGGCTATGTCGATCGACACACGTCTGGCTTCGACGCGGCATTGGCGATCGCCAAGAGCCATGATCTGCGCAACATTTCCGCGCGAACAGGACTTTCCCCAGAGGAATTGCGGGACTTCTTCACCCTGTTCACGCAGACCGAGCGTTGCGTGACGGTCTATAGTCAGGGCGTGAACCAATCCACGAGCGGAACCGACAAGGTCAACGCCATTATCAACTGCCATCTCGCGACAGGCCGCATAGGCCGTCCCGGCATGGGGCCGTTTTCCGTTACCGGCCAGCCCAATGCCATGGGAGGGCGCGAGGTCGGCGGCCTCGCCAATATGCTGGCAAGCCATATGCATCTGGAAGACGAAGATCATCGACAGCTGGTTCAGGGTTTCTGGGCTTCGCCAACGATCGCCTCCAAGCCGGGGCTTAAGGCTGTTGATCTCTTCAATGCGGTACGGGAAGGAAAGGTCAAGGCGCTGTGGATCATGGCGACCAATCCGGTCGATTCAATGCCGGAAGCCGATCTGGTCGTGAAGGCGCTGAAAGCCTGTCCTTTCGTCGTGGTCTCCGACATCAATGCGGCGACCGATACGACGTGCCATGCCCATGTGCTTCTGCCCGCAGCCGGTTGGGGCGAAAAGGACGGTACGGTCACCAATTCCGAACGGCGGATCAGCCGGCAGCGGCCCTTCCTGCCGCTGCCCGGCAAGGCGAGGCCGGATTGGTGGATCATCACGCAAGTGGCCAGGCGCATGGGTTTTGCGGCAAGCTTTGCCTATGAAAGCCCATCGCAGATATTTGCCGAGCATGCGGCCCTATCGGGAACCGGTAACCGGGGCAGCCGGGATTTCGACATCAGCGCCCATGCTGCCATATCCGGTGAGGACTATGACACTCTGCAACCATTTCAGTGGCCGCAAGGGCAGGGGGAACCAGCAACCGAGCAACGTTTTTTTGCTGAAGGGGACTTCTATACGCAGGACCGTCGCGCTCGCCTTGTCGCAGTGCATCCTGCGAATGACGAAGCGACCGACCCCCGACATCCCTTTGTCTTGAACACGGGCCGTATCCGGGATCACTGGCACACGATGACGCGCACGGGAAAGAGCGCGCGCCTATCCGGTCATTTCGCCGAGCCCTTCGCCGAGATACATCCACTCGACGCTGCCGAGCAGGGCCTTGGCGACGCCACCCTGGTAAGGCTCACAAACGACCATGGCACAATTATCGTCCGGGCGCTGCTCACGGACCGGCAGGCGCGGAGCAATGTCTTCGTGCCCATGCACTGGACGGGGCAGTTTGCCAGCAAGGCGCGGGTCGATACTCTGGTGACAGCAAACGTCGATCCAGTTTCCGGTCAGCCGGCGCTCAAAATGGCACAAGTTGCCGTCAGGCCATTTCAGGCAAACTGGTATGGCTTTGCGGTCATGCGCGTAAAGCCTGCATGTGTGGAAGATTATTGGGCGCTCGCGCGAACAAAAGGCGGCTTCCGGCTTGAGCTGGCAAGCTGCGCGGAACCCGAGGACTGGAGCGCCTATGCTCAACAACTGTTCCGCACCGGCGCCGAGGTGCCGCTGCTTGCCTATCACGACCATCGGCAGGGCCAGCACCGCATCGCAATGTTCGAGGGCGAGACGCTTGCCGGCGTGCTCTTTGTGGCGCGCGAACCGGTCACCGTTTCGCGTAGCTGGGCGAGTGAACAGCTGACACGGCAATTCACCGACGCGCATCAGCGATTTCAGCTTCTGGCGGGAAGGCCCGGCAAGGACATGCCCGACAAGGGCGCAATCGTCTGCGCGTGTTTTTCGGTTGGAAAAAACGAGATTGCGGCGGCGGCCCTGAGTGGCAGCCATACCGTGGAAGCCATTGGGAAGACGCTGAAAGCCGGAACCAATTGCGGCTCCTGCCGCGCCGAGATCAGGGGTATAATCGATGCAAATATTGTCAAAGCCGCAGAGTAA
- the nirD gene encoding nitrite reductase small subunit NirD — MNDWIEIGSINDIPRRGARCVKTPQGKIAVFRTMEDQIFAIDDHCPHKGGPLSQGIVHGAAVTCPLHNWVISLETGKALGADEGSVKTIAIKLDGDRILALLELAAVAAE, encoded by the coding sequence ATGAATGACTGGATTGAAATCGGATCGATCAACGATATTCCTCGCCGGGGCGCGCGCTGCGTAAAGACCCCACAAGGCAAGATCGCCGTCTTTCGTACCATGGAAGATCAGATTTTCGCCATTGACGACCATTGTCCGCACAAGGGCGGACCGCTCAGCCAGGGCATTGTGCACGGAGCCGCGGTGACGTGTCCGCTGCACAATTGGGTGATTTCCCTCGAAACCGGCAAGGCACTCGGCGCCGACGAGGGAAGCGTCAAGACCATTGCCATCAAGCTCGATGGTGACCGGATCCTGGCGCTGCTCGAACTTGCCGCCGTGGCGGCGGAATAG
- the nirB gene encoding nitrite reductase large subunit NirB — translation MKKQKLVVIGNGMAPGRALEHLLELAPDAYDVTIFNAEPRVNYDRIMLSPVLSGEKEFEEIIIHGDGWYIKHDITLYKGHKVINIDREAKTVTSDAGTTEPYDKLLIATGSVPFILPLPGKDLPGVLTYRDLDDVNAMLLAAQSRARAIVIGGGLLGLEAAAGLKSRGMDVTVLHVMPTLMERQLDPAAGYLLEKAVEQRGIRVMTKASTKEIIGEKKVEGVLLADGTIIPADLVVMAVGIRPNGALAKEAGLEVNRGIVTDAGMRTSDPDIFSIGECAEVGGQCYGLVAPLYEMARVAAAQLAGTSDAAFVHSETPTKLKVTGINLFSVGDLGEGDDRQEIVLRDAAAGVYKRLVLKDDRIIGTVLYGETSDGAWFHDLTKKRTDISEMRDTLIFGQSYQGGSPLDPMAAVAALPDDAEICGCNGVCKGKITGAITGKGLTSLDDVRAHTKASASCGSCTGLVEQLLSLTLGDTYNPSAVTPMCSCTSLGHDDVRRLIKAKQLKSIPEVMQELEWKTSCGCAKCRPALNYYLVADWPDEYADDYQSRFINERVHANIQKDGTYSVVPRMWGGVTNSKELRAIADVVDKFDIPAVKVTGGQRIDMLGIKKEDLPAVWADLGKAGFVSGQAYAKGLRTVKTCVGTDWCRFGTQDSTGLGIRIEKFMWGSWTPAKVKMAVSGCPRNCAEATCKDVGIICVDSGYEIHFAGAAGLDIKGTEVLGLVKTEDEALEHVVALTQMYREQGRYLERIYKWAKRVGLDEIRRQIMGDAQKRKAYFERFVFSQKFAQVDPWSERVSGVDKHEFQPMATIDFHQAAE, via the coding sequence ATGAAAAAGCAGAAACTCGTTGTGATCGGCAATGGCATGGCGCCGGGACGGGCGCTTGAGCATCTGCTTGAACTCGCGCCCGATGCCTATGACGTAACAATTTTCAATGCGGAACCGCGCGTCAATTATGACCGGATCATGCTGTCGCCGGTGCTTTCCGGCGAGAAGGAATTCGAGGAAATCATCATCCATGGCGATGGCTGGTACATCAAGCATGATATTACGCTCTACAAGGGTCACAAGGTCATCAACATCGATCGTGAGGCAAAGACCGTCACCTCCGATGCCGGAACAACCGAGCCCTACGACAAGCTCCTGATCGCCACCGGGTCAGTGCCGTTCATACTGCCCCTGCCAGGCAAGGATCTTCCCGGTGTTCTGACCTATCGCGACCTCGACGATGTCAACGCCATGCTGCTTGCCGCGCAGTCGCGGGCGAGGGCGATTGTCATTGGTGGCGGGCTGCTCGGTCTCGAAGCAGCAGCGGGCCTCAAATCGCGTGGCATGGACGTTACCGTCTTGCATGTCATGCCGACGCTGATGGAGCGTCAGCTTGACCCGGCCGCGGGCTATCTCCTGGAAAAGGCCGTTGAACAGCGCGGCATCCGCGTCATGACCAAGGCCAGCACCAAGGAGATTATTGGTGAAAAGAAGGTCGAGGGAGTGCTGCTCGCTGACGGCACGATCATCCCGGCTGATCTGGTTGTCATGGCTGTGGGCATTCGCCCCAATGGAGCGCTTGCCAAGGAGGCCGGACTGGAGGTCAATCGCGGTATCGTTACGGATGCTGGAATGCGCACTTCCGATCCCGATATATTCTCTATCGGCGAATGCGCGGAAGTCGGAGGCCAATGCTACGGTCTTGTTGCGCCCCTCTATGAAATGGCGCGGGTGGCGGCGGCACAACTGGCCGGCACGAGCGATGCAGCTTTCGTCCACAGCGAGACACCGACCAAGCTGAAAGTCACGGGCATCAACCTGTTCTCGGTCGGCGATCTTGGCGAGGGCGACGACCGGCAGGAGATCGTCCTGCGCGATGCGGCAGCGGGCGTCTACAAGCGTCTCGTGCTGAAAGATGATCGCATCATCGGCACCGTGCTCTACGGCGAAACCTCCGATGGTGCATGGTTCCATGATCTTACCAAGAAGCGCACCGACATTTCCGAGATGCGCGATACCCTGATTTTCGGCCAATCCTATCAGGGAGGGTCCCCCCTGGACCCTATGGCGGCCGTTGCAGCCTTGCCAGATGATGCAGAAATCTGCGGTTGCAACGGCGTTTGTAAAGGTAAAATCACCGGTGCAATCACCGGAAAAGGGCTGACATCGCTCGACGATGTACGCGCCCATACCAAGGCCTCCGCTTCGTGCGGAAGCTGTACAGGTCTCGTCGAACAGCTTCTGTCGCTGACGCTTGGCGATACCTACAATCCCTCCGCAGTGACGCCCATGTGCAGCTGCACGAGCCTCGGCCATGACGATGTCCGCCGTCTGATCAAGGCGAAGCAGCTGAAGTCAATTCCGGAAGTCATGCAGGAACTCGAATGGAAGACCTCCTGCGGCTGCGCCAAGTGCCGCCCGGCGCTGAACTACTATCTTGTGGCAGACTGGCCGGACGAATATGCGGACGATTATCAGTCGCGCTTCATCAATGAACGGGTTCACGCCAATATCCAGAAGGACGGCACCTATTCGGTCGTGCCGCGCATGTGGGGCGGAGTAACCAATTCCAAGGAACTGCGCGCCATTGCCGATGTCGTCGACAAATTCGACATACCTGCAGTGAAGGTAACGGGTGGCCAGCGCATCGACATGCTGGGCATCAAGAAAGAAGATCTGCCGGCTGTCTGGGCTGATCTCGGCAAGGCCGGGTTCGTGTCGGGTCAGGCCTATGCCAAAGGCCTGCGTACAGTGAAGACCTGCGTCGGCACGGACTGGTGCCGTTTCGGTACGCAGGATTCTACCGGTCTCGGCATCCGCATCGAGAAGTTCATGTGGGGGTCCTGGACGCCCGCCAAGGTCAAGATGGCTGTCTCCGGCTGTCCGCGCAATTGCGCCGAAGCAACCTGCAAGGATGTCGGCATCATCTGCGTCGATTCGGGCTACGAGATCCATTTCGCCGGGGCCGCCGGTCTCGATATCAAGGGCACCGAGGTTCTGGGTCTGGTGAAAACCGAGGACGAGGCGCTGGAGCATGTCGTGGCGTTGACGCAGATGTACCGCGAGCAGGGCCGCTATCTCGAGCGCATCTACAAATGGGCAAAGCGCGTCGGCCTGGACGAAATTCGCCGCCAGATCATGGGCGACGCGCAAAAGCGCAAGGCCTATTTCGAGCGGTTTGTCTTCAGCCAGAAATTCGCCCAGGTCGACCCATGGTCGGAGCGTGTGTCGGGTGTCGACAAACATGAATTCCAGCCCATGGCCACCATTGACTTTCACCAGGCAGCGGAGTGA
- a CDS encoding ABC transporter ATP-binding protein gives MSKPYLSLEQIDMVFSRGGTSTQVLNQVSLTVEKGEYISIIGHSGCGKSTLLNIVAGLTEATRGVVFLEGNVVDAPGPDRAVVFQNHSLLPWLTVYENVKLAVDKVFSSTKSRAERHEWTMRNLELVQMVHAKDKRPSEVSGGMKQRVGIARALAMEPKVLLLDEPFGALDALTRAHLQDQVMQIHAELANTVLMITHDVDEAVLLSDRIVMMTNGPSARIGEILDVPLARPRRRIELASDTTYIRCRSAVLKFLYERHRLVEAA, from the coding sequence ATGTCAAAACCCTATCTCTCGCTTGAACAGATCGACATGGTGTTCAGCCGTGGTGGCACCAGTACGCAGGTTCTGAACCAGGTTTCCCTGACTGTCGAAAAAGGCGAATACATTTCGATCATTGGCCATTCCGGCTGCGGAAAATCCACGCTGCTCAACATCGTGGCGGGTCTGACGGAGGCAACGCGCGGTGTGGTTTTTCTTGAAGGCAATGTAGTCGATGCGCCCGGACCGGACCGCGCTGTGGTGTTTCAGAACCATTCCCTGCTGCCTTGGCTGACAGTCTATGAAAACGTCAAGCTTGCGGTCGACAAGGTGTTCTCATCGACCAAGAGCCGGGCGGAACGGCATGAATGGACCATGCGCAATCTCGAACTGGTGCAGATGGTTCACGCCAAGGACAAGCGTCCGTCGGAGGTGTCCGGCGGCATGAAGCAGCGCGTCGGCATTGCACGAGCCCTTGCGATGGAGCCGAAAGTCCTGCTGCTCGATGAACCCTTCGGCGCGCTCGACGCCCTGACCCGCGCGCATCTGCAAGATCAGGTCATGCAGATCCATGCCGAACTCGCCAATACGGTGCTGATGATCACCCACGACGTGGACGAGGCGGTGCTTCTGTCCGACCGTATCGTCATGATGACCAACGGACCTTCAGCCAGGATCGGAGAGATCCTCGATGTCCCGCTGGCGCGCCCGCGCCGCCGCATCGAGCTGGCGTCTGATACCACCTATATCCGCTGCCGCTCGGCAGTGTTGAAGTTCCTCTATGAGCGTCACCGGCTTGTGGAGGCCGCGTGA
- the ntrB gene encoding nitrate ABC transporter permease, with amino-acid sequence MTASPVRINPKDQPHIPAKVVTLTTPKKTVARRALPQWLTSLTGHVVPPLITLAFLLVFWEIICSSPTASIPAPSRVVSETWELIAHPFYVGQGIDQGLFWHIFASLRRVALGYCLAAVVGIALGTLVGQSQWAMRGLDPIFQVLRTVPPLAWLPLSLAAFKDGNPSAIFVIFITAIWPIIINTAVGIRNIPQDYLNVAKVLRLNQFEYFTKIMIPAAAPYIFTGLRIGIGLSWLAIVAAEMLIGGVGIGFFIWDAWNSSRISDIILALIYVGIVGYLLDRTIAFVAKAVTRNTASA; translated from the coding sequence ATGACAGCCAGCCCCGTTCGGATCAACCCGAAAGACCAGCCACATATACCAGCAAAGGTCGTAACGTTGACCACTCCTAAAAAAACCGTTGCGCGGCGGGCTCTTCCGCAGTGGCTTACCTCTTTGACAGGACATGTCGTGCCGCCGCTCATCACGCTGGCATTTTTGCTGGTATTCTGGGAGATCATCTGTTCGTCACCGACAGCGAGCATTCCCGCCCCTTCGCGCGTTGTTTCCGAAACCTGGGAATTGATCGCTCATCCGTTCTATGTGGGGCAGGGCATTGATCAAGGCCTTTTCTGGCACATTTTCGCCAGCCTCAGACGCGTGGCCCTTGGCTACTGTCTTGCGGCGGTTGTCGGGATTGCGCTTGGAACATTGGTTGGTCAAAGCCAATGGGCCATGCGCGGTCTTGATCCGATCTTCCAGGTGCTGCGCACGGTGCCGCCGCTCGCGTGGCTGCCGCTGTCCTTGGCCGCATTCAAGGACGGCAATCCGTCGGCAATCTTCGTGATCTTCATCACTGCGATATGGCCGATCATAATCAACACGGCGGTGGGTATCCGCAATATTCCGCAAGACTACCTGAATGTTGCGAAAGTGCTGCGGCTCAACCAGTTCGAGTATTTTACCAAGATCATGATCCCGGCCGCGGCGCCTTATATTTTCACTGGCCTGCGCATCGGTATCGGCCTGTCATGGCTGGCCATCGTCGCTGCTGAAATGCTCATCGGCGGTGTCGGCATCGGGTTCTTCATCTGGGACGCCTGGAATTCGTCGCGCATCAGCGACATCATTCTCGCCCTCATCTACGTCGGTATCGTCGGTTACTTGCTCGATCGCACCATCGCCTTCGTTGCCAAAGCCGTTACCCGCAACACCGCAAGCGCTTAA
- a CDS encoding CmpA/NrtA family ABC transporter substrate-binding protein, with protein sequence MKDILSTGISRRKLLRAGGTLALLAAAKSAFPAGAYAAAAGPETTKATLGFIALTDSTPLIIAKEKGLFAKYGMPDVEVVKQASWGTTRDNLVLGSAGNGIDGAHILTPMPYLISTGKVTQNNQPLPMVILARLNLDAQAISIGSAYADLKVGSNSGVLKEAFAKKKAEGSAAKAAMTFPGGTHDLWIRYWLAAGGIDPDKDVETIVVPPPQMVANMKVGTMDCFCVGEPWNAQLVNQGIGYTAVNTAEIWAKHPEKSFAMRADWVEKNPNATKALLMAVMEAQQWADDMANKDELAAIVGKRAWFNVPAADIAGRLKGDYDYGSGRVETASPHLMKFWRDHASYPFQSHEKWFLTENIRWGKFAPDTDIKALVGKINREDLWREAAKELGVAAADIPASTSRGAETFFDGKVFDPDNPQTYLASLDIKRFA encoded by the coding sequence ATGAAAGACATTCTGTCGACTGGCATATCAAGACGAAAGCTTCTGAGGGCAGGCGGAACGCTGGCGCTCCTTGCTGCTGCCAAATCTGCCTTTCCTGCCGGCGCTTATGCAGCTGCTGCGGGTCCGGAGACAACAAAGGCAACACTCGGCTTCATTGCGCTCACCGATTCCACGCCATTGATCATCGCCAAAGAGAAGGGCCTGTTCGCCAAATATGGCATGCCTGATGTCGAAGTGGTCAAACAGGCTTCGTGGGGCACGACACGCGATAACCTGGTGCTGGGATCTGCCGGCAATGGCATCGATGGCGCGCATATCCTGACACCGATGCCTTACCTCATCAGCACCGGCAAGGTGACCCAGAACAACCAGCCTTTGCCCATGGTCATTCTTGCACGCCTCAATCTCGACGCTCAGGCCATTTCCATCGGATCCGCCTATGCCGATCTGAAGGTTGGCTCCAATTCCGGTGTTCTGAAAGAGGCTTTTGCCAAGAAGAAAGCAGAGGGCAGCGCGGCCAAGGCTGCGATGACATTCCCCGGTGGTACACATGATCTGTGGATCCGCTACTGGCTTGCCGCAGGCGGCATCGACCCGGACAAGGACGTCGAAACCATCGTCGTTCCACCGCCGCAGATGGTTGCCAACATGAAAGTCGGCACAATGGATTGCTTCTGCGTTGGTGAGCCGTGGAATGCGCAGCTCGTCAATCAGGGCATTGGTTACACTGCAGTCAATACCGCGGAAATCTGGGCCAAGCATCCGGAAAAATCCTTCGCCATGCGCGCCGATTGGGTAGAAAAAAACCCGAACGCCACCAAGGCGCTGCTGATGGCAGTGATGGAGGCTCAGCAATGGGCTGATGACATGGCGAACAAGGACGAACTGGCGGCAATCGTCGGCAAGCGTGCCTGGTTCAATGTTCCAGCTGCGGACATCGCCGGACGTTTGAAGGGCGACTACGACTACGGCTCCGGGCGAGTCGAAACAGCGAGCCCTCATCTGATGAAGTTCTGGCGCGATCATGCCTCCTATCCGTTCCAGAGCCATGAAAAGTGGTTCCTGACCGAGAACATCCGCTGGGGCAAGTTCGCTCCTGATACGGACATCAAGGCGCTGGTCGGCAAGATCAACCGTGAAGACCTCTGGCGTGAAGCCGCGAAGGAACTCGGCGTTGCGGCGGCGGATATTCCGGCCTCGACGTCGCGGGGTGCCGAGACCTTCTTCGACGGCAAGGTCTTCGACCCGGATAACCCGCAGACCTATCTCGCCAGCCTCGACATCAAACGTTTTGCGTGA
- a CDS encoding CmpA/NrtA family ABC transporter substrate-binding protein — MSFIRTGIDRSDRNGLAAPAAIRREGTRLVRAGFIPLVDASVLIAAAEFGFAAREGIQLELAKDVSWANIRDRLAFRQFDVAHMLAPMPVASALGLGSNPSPVITPFSLGRGGNAITLSVQLYRRMQAKAELTGHENALANAKALKLVIEEMREKGEALPVLGMTYPFSSHNYELRYWLAAGGIHPDRDVKLVVVPPPMTSDALSAGAIDGFCVGAPWNMVAVSRDVGRIVAVKEDIWPSSPEKIIGTRPEWAEQNPETLSRLIVALDRAAAWCDISENRRELAQVLAEPRYLDAPFDIVHRVLLGSFTTDPDGTERTVPEYFSFHREGANFPWISQAQWIFSQMVRWGQAAYSPETSRQVSSAFRPDLYRNALGSRSDIPSDDLRIEGSATDDGFIDGAVFDSQNIPGYLQGFNIQTSDVGSPEQGEI; from the coding sequence ATGAGTTTCATTCGAACCGGGATTGATCGCAGCGACAGGAATGGGCTTGCCGCGCCAGCCGCAATACGGCGTGAAGGGACAAGGCTGGTTCGCGCAGGGTTCATTCCGCTTGTCGACGCCTCCGTGCTCATCGCTGCTGCGGAATTCGGCTTCGCCGCACGCGAAGGCATTCAGCTTGAGCTGGCCAAGGATGTCTCCTGGGCCAATATCCGCGATCGGCTGGCATTCCGGCAGTTCGATGTGGCACATATGCTTGCACCCATGCCGGTTGCCTCCGCGCTGGGACTTGGTTCCAACCCGTCGCCAGTGATCACACCTTTTTCCCTTGGCCGCGGCGGCAACGCCATTACACTTTCGGTGCAGCTCTATCGCCGCATGCAGGCCAAAGCGGAATTGACCGGGCATGAAAATGCACTGGCCAACGCCAAGGCGCTCAAGCTGGTGATCGAGGAAATGCGGGAGAAGGGTGAAGCCCTACCTGTTCTGGGCATGACCTATCCATTTTCGTCGCACAATTACGAATTGCGCTACTGGCTGGCCGCCGGGGGCATTCATCCCGATCGTGATGTGAAACTCGTCGTCGTTCCGCCGCCGATGACATCGGATGCGCTTTCGGCTGGTGCAATCGACGGGTTCTGTGTCGGTGCGCCGTGGAACATGGTGGCAGTTTCGCGAGACGTGGGCCGGATTGTAGCGGTCAAGGAAGACATCTGGCCATCTAGTCCGGAAAAAATCATCGGAACGCGGCCCGAATGGGCCGAGCAGAATCCGGAGACCTTGTCACGGCTCATCGTTGCGCTCGATCGTGCTGCAGCCTGGTGCGATATTTCCGAGAACCGGCGCGAATTGGCGCAAGTACTCGCTGAGCCGCGCTATCTCGATGCACCATTCGACATTGTTCATCGCGTCCTGCTCGGCAGCTTCACTACGGATCCTGACGGAACCGAGCGGACGGTCCCGGAGTATTTTTCGTTCCATCGTGAAGGCGCCAATTTCCCCTGGATCAGTCAGGCGCAATGGATTTTCAGCCAGATGGTGCGATGGGGGCAGGCAGCCTATTCGCCGGAGACCAGTCGACAAGTATCTTCGGCCTTCCGTCCAGATCTGTATCGGAATGCTCTGGGATCGCGTTCCGATATCCCGTCCGATGATTTGCGGATCGAGGGAAGTGCGACGGATGATGGATTTATCGATGGTGCCGTATTCGATTCGCAGAATATTCCCGGCTATCTGCAGGGGTTCAATATCCAGACTTCGGATGTAGGTTCTCCGGAACAAGGTGAAATTTGA